A portion of the Juglans microcarpa x Juglans regia isolate MS1-56 chromosome 1D, Jm3101_v1.0, whole genome shotgun sequence genome contains these proteins:
- the LOC121236091 gene encoding uncharacterized protein LOC121236091, producing the protein MPVMQKLRMFVVQEPVVAASCLIAGVGLFLPAVVRPILDSFEASKQVPQPALSDVVAGMTGKKQG; encoded by the exons ATGCCGGTGATGCAGAAGCTGAGGATGTTTGTAGTGCAAGAGCCAGTCGTCGCAGCTTCTTGCCTCATTGCTGGCGTCG GCCTGTTTCTTCCAGCAGTTGTTAGGCCCATCCTTGACTCCTTTGAAGCATCTAAACAAGTTCCCCAGCCCGCTTTAAGTGAT GTGGTTGCGGGTATGACTGGAAAGAAACAAGGGTGA